From one Lotus japonicus ecotype B-129 chromosome 3, LjGifu_v1.2 genomic stretch:
- the LOC130743550 gene encoding uncharacterized protein LOC130743550 has product MGGSSATPNFRDFEADSSCRVPESQRRNEGYHGLSGFRDISSNSTSSETRRRVVLCDCGVQSPLVTTWTGVNRGRRFYGCGLFEVHRKKVCNFFQWHDADDDNCNAREKKLIVVLTKKNEELQKKERILVASLFMSMFVILVLLVAYVRK; this is encoded by the exons ATGGGAGGATCTTCAGCCACTCCTAATTTCAGGGATTTTGAAGCTGATTCGAGTTGCAGGGTACCTGAATCGCAAAGAAGAAATGAAGGTTATCATGGGTTGTCTGGCTTTCGCGATATTTCATCCAACTCGACTAGTTCTGAGACGAGGCGACGAGTAGTGCTGTGTGATTGTGGTGTTCAAAGTCCATTGGTGACAACATGGACTGGGGTCAATCGTGGAAGGAGGTTTTATGGTTGTGGGCTGTTTGAG GTGCATCGTAAGAAGGTATGCAACTTCTTCCAATGGCATGATGCTGATGATGACAATTGTAATGCTAGGGAGAAGAAGTTGATTGTTGTCTTAACCAAGAAGAATGAAGAGCTGCagaagaaagagaggatccTAGTTGCCTCTTTGTTCATGTCAATGTTTGTGATCCTTGTGTTGTTGGTAGCTTATGTAAGGAAGTAG